The Piliocolobus tephrosceles isolate RC106 chromosome 4, ASM277652v3, whole genome shotgun sequence genome contains the following window.
CAGAGTACCAATGGGTGCATTCTCTGGGATTCCCACACGTAGAACTGAGGATTGGAAGGTTGGAGCATTATCATTGATGTCCAGCACGATGACAGAGATAAGGGTGGTCCCTGAGCGGGCTGGGGTCCCTCCATCCACAGCAGTAAGCACCAGCTGATGTCTTGTCTGGGCTTCACGATCCAGCTGCTGCTCTAGCACCAGCTCTGGGAATGGTTTCCCATCTTTTAGGGTCTTCACATTCAGAGAGAAGTGGCTGTTGGGGCTTAGAGTGTAAAAGCTCACGGTATTGGTGCCCACATCCGGATCCTGGGCACTGTCCAATGGGAATCGTGCCCCAGGTGCTGCTGATTCTGAGATGCGCATCTCTCGCTCATGGGTAGCAAAGCTAGGAGAGTTGTCATTGAGATCCAGGATCTCTACCTCTACACGGATTAGCTCCAGGGGGTGTTCAGTCACCACCTGCACTGGCAGCAGGCAGCTGGTGCTGGCTCCACATAAGCTTTCTCGGTCAATCTTTTGATTCACTGCCAGGGCACCACTCATCAAGCTCAGGGAAAAATAGCGCCCATTCTCCTCAGAGCCCAACTGCAGCCGCCGGCTCAACAGATCTGTCATCTTTAAGCCCAGATCCTGAGCAACATTCCCCACCAGCGTCCCTGGCTCAGACTCCTCCACCACTGAGTAACGAAGCTGCCCAGACACCCAGCCCCAGCAGCACAAGGACAACATGCACAGCACTTGCCATTTCCCAGCGAGCTGTGGGGGTGTCTTGTGCCCCATGACCCAGAAGTCCCTTCGTGGAGAGTAAGTCTGTGCTGTCCTGTCTCCAAGGTAGACCCAGGGCTTGGAATGCAGCAGCTGAAGTCTCTTATGTCTCCTTCTAGCCTCTTAAAAACTGCTCGGAGCTTTGCCTTCCTGCAGCAGTTCTTCTTAGTCACCCAGTGGCgggggtgggtggtggggaggggagctgAATTTGAGTGGAGCtggggagctggaggaggagaggcGGGCTGGAAGAGCAGATCTCCCACCTCAACTCTGAGTCTGATTGGCCAAAAAGTCTATGTGTTCTCAACCAATTATGAAGTctcctcaagcctggaaaccttGGGAACACACACTGCAAATCTGTGTCACAGAAGCTTCCTACCTCCCCACTCATTTCGTGCTGCAAGTTGATTCAGCCCCCTTGGCAGCAAAGTTTGACAGCTCAGATGGTGCTCAACAGGGAAGACAAAGTGATACAAAACTCCTCAGCGTTCTGTCCCAGCAACTTCCTGCATGACTTCAGAAGCTTCCACCACTTTGCTTGAACCAGCAAAATCTTGTCCTTCTGGGAGAGGCAAAGCCCATGTATTCCCGCTCCCTCCCCCATCCTGCTGAATGCTGCTAAGGTGAGAGAAAAGATTAGTAAGAACCTTGTAAAGTCTTGCCCTGACTCTCCAGCAATGTTTTGAGGAAATCTCAATGTCAGCTGACATGGGACTTAGCTTTTCTGACACCCCAGACCCCAAATGTGGAATGAGTGTTACAGTTTTTGGGTAGGGGAACATTTCTGGGGCTGAATCAGGTCACCCAGGACAGTGGTCAGAGGCCAAGCATGGATGGCCTCTAGGTTTCATGGTTTCACCAAATTCAGGAGAACTCAACTTAAAGATACACAGGGTGGCTGTTTCTATGAATCAGCCAACTGTAAACCAGTTTTCTGTCATAAGTGATTTCACTTACTGCTTTTTTCCAAAGGTGATGACCAGCCCGCCCCAACCTTCCAATTTACTGCATCTAGTTCAAATCCCCAGTAGGGACTTTATCTGAGTCCTAAGATCCAGACCAAAAGATCTGTGCTACCAACCACTCTGATGTGTGCCTCTCTATTCCTTTAGTTCTCTCCTCTTTCTGCTGTATGCTATGTTTCAGATAGAGAGATCCCTTCACAATGTACTAGATACTGTGAGACAAAGATTTGATTTCCCCTCAATCCCTTGGGAAATGGTAACCTAGAGTTAAGGTACTTCAGAATCTGATCCACTCTTTCAGGAAGAGTAGAGAAAACAGCCACCTTTGTCCAAGTGACTGCCGGGTGCACTGTACCCTGTGCACTGTAGCCTTCTGTGCTCCCACATTCCATCAGCATGCTTCCACAACAGCCTGGCTCTTGATCACCAATTACTTTCATTTCTGACTTAGatataggcatgacccaccccCAGTGCTAAATTGTGACAACTCTAGTTAATTCATAAAACAGTTACAAAGCACAGCGTCTACCACATAGTTACCTCTCACAAAAATGGTGACATCACTATGGGCTCTTACTGAGAGGCCAGTACTCTTTAGGACATGGCCTAGCCATATGCCTGGATCAGAATAACTCTCAAGCATTGGTTGAGCCTGCAAAGGTCTCACCTCTAGCCCATAGAGAAGATCAGAGGGTGGGCAGCTTGGGCGAACAGGTTCCCCTGCCATAGGTGCACTGGGTGACTTCACCATCATGAAGCTATCACTCCGAGTGGGTGCAGAAGCCAAGGGTGTACAGCCGTGAGAGTGGCCTCCCACATCAACAAACTTGATAGGGTCATCTGACCCTAGCTGGATTCGGAGGATCCCATTGGAAGGGGGAAGCCCCTCCCTCCTTCGAGATCTGGTGAGACAAGCACAGGTGCCTGCAGGAAAGCAGGTCACTCCGCAGGCTGCCCCACGAAGGCACTTAGAGAGTAGTGCCACGAATGAGCCAAAGGAGACAAAGCAAATCGCCACTAGGGACACAGCCAAGTAGAGAGTTAGACGAGATTCTCCTTCCCTTGGAGCTGAAGATTCTCGAAGATCTGGGACAACTGGATGTGTGTCTTCCTCTAAGGACACTAAGAGAGTAACAGAGGTAGAGAGTGGTGGACTACCACTATCCTTTACCACAATGACCAGCTTCTGTGGTGGAAGGTCAGCTGGGATGGGAACAGCTGTCCGCACCTCCCCAGCATATCGAGAGACTGCAAACAGGCTGGGATCTGGGGCCTCCAGGAGCTGATAGGAAACCCAAGCATTGTAACCTGAATCCAGGTCCACAGCAGTCACCTTTGTGATTAGGTGGCCAGCACCAACTGAGGGAGGCAGTGCTTGGGGACATAAGGAACCAGGCCGGGCCCGAGGACGGAGCACAGCTGGGGCATTGTCATTGAGGTCCAGCACAAATAGACGAACTGTCACAGTGCTGCTAAGGGGTGGATTGCCCCGATCCCGGGCCTGCACCTCAAACTGCAGTGTCTGGGTTTGCTCATAGTCAAAGGATCGAGTAGCATGAACAGCTCCTGTCTGGGGGTTCAGAGAGATGAAGGAGGAAGCTGACACATCTCGATTCCTGGGCTCCAAGAGCGAGTAGGAGATAAGCGCATTCAAGCCAGAGTCTGGGTCAGAGGCTGCAAGGGAGCAAAGCAGGTCCCCTGGGCGATTGTTCTCAGGAACAAACACCTCATGTGACCTCTGAAAGAAAGAGGGTGGATTATCATTCACATCtgaaatattgagaaaaatagTTCTGTGGGTACTGAGAGGAGGGTTCCCAGCATCAGAAGCAGTGACCATGATGTCATAGCTAGATTTGGCCTCTCGATCTAAAGGTCCAGCAGTCACCAGGGAGAACTGGTTCCTGAAGGCAGACTTGAGGGCAAATGGCAAGTGGTCGGGAATGCGGAGGCTCACATCTCCATTTGACCCTGAGTCCGGATCCTGCACACTGATAAGTGCCACCACAGTGCCAGGTTCTGCACTCTCGGGGAGGGTTCCAAGCTCTGAGGTCACTGTGATGTAAGGGGCATTGTCATTTACGTCCAGCAGATCCACTCGAAGGCTGCAATGTTGCTCCATGGCTGGAGAACCCCCATCGCGAGCCCGCACATCAAATTCATAGTAATTCTCACTCTCAAAGTCTAGGGGCCCCAAAAGAGTAAGCTTTCCAGTAGTGGGGTGCAGGCTAAAAAGGTTTCTTACACGATCAGGGGTATGACCACTGAAATAAAAGGTGACGTTACCACTGGGACCCAGGTCCGGGTCGGAGGCATTGAGCTGGATGAGCACCATGCCCGCTGGTGCGCTCTCCAACACACTAATCCTGTAGCTGGATTGCTGGAAGGCTGGGGCGTTGTCGTTTACGTCCAGCACGGATACCCGGAGCTCTGCCGTGCCAGATCTCGGCGGGTTCCCTCCATCTACAGCAGTCAGCACTAGGCGGTAGTCCGATTGCTTCTCTCGATCCAAAGGCTTCTCCAGGAGCAGCTCTGGGACCAGGCTGCCGTCGCTGCGCTTCTTCACATCCAGCGCAAAGTGTTCATTGGAGCTCAGCCTATAGCTGCTAATCGAATTGCTCCCCACATCTGCATCCTGAGCCTTTTCCAACGGGAAACGCTGTCCTGGAGGAGCTGCCTCCCCAATTTCCAAGTCCAGCTGCTGCCGCGGAAAACGGGGGGCGTGATCATTCACATCTACGATCTCTACCTCTGCTCGGTACATTTCCAAAGGACCTTCGGTGACAAACTCCAGGGGCACGATGCAGCTGGCACTGAGCCCACACAGTGCCTCTCGGTCGATTGGGTTTTTGATGAGCAGGGCTCCGCTGTCCAAATCCACACGGAAGTGTCTTTGGTTCACCTCTCCAGCGACCTGCAGCCTGCGAGCTGACAGACTGTCCGTATCCAGCAGGAAATCTTGGGCGACATTCCCTACAAAAGTCCCTTCCTGTGACTCCTCTGGGACCGGGTAGCGGATCTGCCCACAAACGTAACCCAGGTGGTAAAAGAGGAACAAAAGGGTAGCCCACCGCCAGATTTCTGTCCAGCTTCTCACCTTGCGGAGCATTGCTGCCGCCCGCTAATTCTCTACTTGCTCTTGAGACGCGGATGAAGCCGACCCGCCCCAAACAGCCACAGCAGCTGGAGACACCTATCTCGCTTTCCCCGCGCCAGCTCTGGCGCGGCTTGGCCGGCGCCGCAAGGGTTACGCGCCGTTTTTGCTGGTGGCGGGGTAGATTTGTCTGCCTTTCACCACCCGATTGGCAGACAGCGGCTCCCGGGCTCAGCCAATAGGCTGAACAGAGAACGTCCCAACAGCAGCAGGGTTAATGCGTCGCAGCATTGAAGGGGAAAAAGCCCACCCTATCCTCCTcgctcccccaccccccaaaaaacccaGCCTATCTTTTCGCCTTCCTCCCGCTCAACGGCATGTTTTTCCACGGGTTGTTACCTCTGTGGGGAGGCAGACAACATACacggtttttctttttttcctaacacATCAACTGACCCCGCCCCTTTTCGGCGGGGAAAACAGCCACAGCCTGAGCCCTAGCAACCTGCGGCCCACTGAGAGGGAGAGTAGCCATTGGAGAGTGGTCACTTTGTTCAAGCCAGTGTTGTCATCAACCAGTATTCTAAATGAGTAGCTTCCATCTCAGTCTGATTGTATTAGAGCAACTGCTAATTAGAACCACTGCCATATACTCAAAACTCTGCCCTTCTGCAGAATATTCAGAAACAGATCCATCTCTTAGCAGAAAAGGCTTACACATTAATGTAGCCAATTAAATTTATGCAGTACACGTTTTCATTGTAACAGGAGGCACAGCCGAAACCAAACCTCTCTTATTCAGACATTTGCTAGTGATACACTAGATACACTAAATTACCATTCATTGATTTCAAGGACAGTATGGAAGCTGGGTGGAGGAAGCCAGGAGAGGGAGATGTTTCAAAACAGTAAAGAATCAGTGTGTCTGGGAGGTGCTAAGGACCAGATCTCTTTACCTGGCAGAATGCTAATGTTCACAGATTTAATAGCTTCCTTGAATGATTGAGATCAGCTACCAACAGCATTGTGCCTATAAATTCCCTTTATTTGACACCAAGGTATTCTGGATATGTTGTTAATTACCAACAAAGACCATTTCACAAGAGCAAGCTTTTCACTTAGCCCCAGACCTCTTGGAACTGGAGACTTGatctcaccccacccccaccctcatccAGACCTCCCAGCAACCTAGCTACTCCCTTGCACAAGCACAGAAACACAGCACACTTCACACTGTAGGTACGTGCAACCTGCAATCTGAGTGGGAAACACACCAgagcacagagaaagagaaaaatccatCCGATCTGGACATGAAATTTCTTAATTCAATCAAGTCCTTACCTAGGTTACACTGGCTGCCAAAAAAAGCAGCAACAACTAGAGTTCTTATCCTTCCCCAATATTTTTCCAAGCCTCGATCTTCAGGAATATCCTTTTGACTATGATGGGAACCAATATTCTGGTGTCAAAGAGAGGAATCTGGCTTTCTGTgttcttttacacacacacacacacacacacacacacccctttatACCTTCTCCCATGGGAATGATGGAGGTGTAAACCAGCCTGACCTATTAGGTGTATATGCCAGAATTCACTGTCTCTGTGAATGGCACCATCATCCACCCAGCTGCCTTAGTCAGAATCTAGGGGGATCAACCTTGACTCATCCCTGTCCCTCACTTCCTATATCATGTCAATCAACAAGTCCTGATGATTTTACTGTAGTCATTTCCCTCCATCTGTACTGCCACTGTGCTGGTTCAAGCATTTATCAATCTTCTCTTCAAATATTGCAATAGCTTTCAAACTGATCTCTTTGCCTCCAGTCCCAATGTCCCCAGTCCCTTCACTTATGACTGAcagaataatctttctaaaacaaacaaacaaacaaacaaaactcatgaTATCATAGGTATATCAGTTCAAAATTCTTCAATGACTCTCATCtatatggaataaaataaaaactccttGGCATGGCCTAAAGGTAACTCAGGATCTAACTCCTGCCTACTTGCTTCACCTCATCTCCTACAAAGACTGtctgttttacacacacactttttttttttcttttgagatggagtctctctctgtcacccaggctggagtgcagtagcctgataccacctcactgcaacctccgcctccagggtttaagcaattctcttgcctcagcctcccaagtagctggaattacagacacctgcaaccacacctggctaattttttgtatttttattttattttgttttgagacggagtcttgctctgtcacgcaggctggagtgcagtggccggatctcagctcactgcaagctccgcctcccgggtttatgccattcttctgcctcagcctcccaagtagctgggactacaggcgcccgccacctcgcccggctagtttttttttttttttttgtattttttagtagagacagggtttcaccgagttagccaggatgttctcgatctcctgacctcgtgatccgcccatctcggcctcccaaagtgctgggattacaggcttgagccaccgtgcctggcctaattttttgtatttttaatagagatggggtttcaccatgttggccaggctggtttcgaactcctgacctcaagtgatctgctcaccttggcctcccaaagtgctaggattataggcatgagccaccgtgcccggccacacacacactttaaagtTCAGTGATAATGAAATACCATAATCACTCTGCATGGAATTTCTTACAAtggcccctccctgccctgtcCCTTGCCCTCTACTATCTGACAAATTACTACTCAACCTTTAATTCATAGCTCAAGCATCACCACCTCtataatttcttcctggtttcccCAGGCTGATTTAGGTGTTTCTTCCCATTTTGTCCCACTGCATCTTATATTATGcagatcttcattttttttttcttttttcttgtctgtttcaTATTGTACTCTGGGAACCAGAATGATATCTTTTAATTGtttacagtgtctggcacatagggATGCTAATAAATGGTGAATATCAGTATTATCATTTTTAGTTCAAACAATAGTTATTGCTCTGTACAGGGACTTTATATGCAATACTTTTCACTCTCACAACAAGTTTGCAAAGTAgatattctctttattttatagatgaggaaactggagttTAAAGAGATTAGAAGACTTATCTAAAGCTAAACAACTAATATGTACAGTACTATACTTATATTGGCAATTTCACACCAAAACAAGTACCCAGTCTGTTTTACTAGAACTGGAGCATCATAAAGCTTTAATCTTACATATCTTTGACTTGACCTTTTTATGCCAGCCatatgattctcccacctctagaattttttttttttttttttttttttttttttttgagatggagtgagttttgctcttgttgcccaggctggaatgcaacagcatgatcttggctcactgcaacctctgcctcccgagttaaagcaattctcctgcttcagcctcccaagtagctgggattacaggcacctgctactacacctggctgatttttttttttttttttttttgagacggaatttcgctctttcacccaggctggagtgcagtggcgtgatctcggcccactgcaatctccaccatcaagcgattctcctgcctcagccaccacgcccagtgaatttttgtatttttagtagagatggggtttcaccatgttggccaggctggtctcgaactcctgacctcgtgatccgcccgcctccgcctcccaatttcaggtgtgagccacgaggcccggcctgatttttgtattatcagtagagatggggtttcaccatgttggccaggctggtgttgaactcctggcttcaggtgatccactgacCTCGGCCTCCCTGAGTACTGGGAgccattacaggcataagctactgaGCCCAGCCTCATCTCTAgatttttattgagacataattcacataccatacaaatcacatatttaaagtgtacaatccGATGGTTTTCAGTGTATTTACATATACTAAACTGATGCAgtcatcaccacaatctaattacACAACAATTTTGTCACATCCCTCCAAATAGAACCCAATACCTATTGAACAGCTGTAGATGTTTAAAGAATAGTTGCCCAGGTGCTAGTGGTTTAGGAAGGTTTTTTTCCCTTAGATGACTAAAATACCATTTTATGTCTTCCTACAGTGATCTTTTAGAGCTAGTCTATGTAATACTATGTAATACTTTAAGGCTAGGAGACCttactatgttttttaaaaaattgggccTAGCCCAATAAAGCTGGATCCTGGTTCTGAGAATACCAGAATAACACTTTGCTTCACAAATATGCTAAACGATGGATTGGCAGGTTCTAGagtactgtttttcttttctttctttctttcttttttttttttgtttttttgttttttctgatggagtctcactctgttgcccaggctggagtacagtggtgtgatctgggctcactgaaacttccgcgTCCTGGGTTCACTGATTTTCCCTCactgatgctcccacctcagcctccagagtagctgggactacaggtgtgtgccaccatgcccagctaatttttgcatttttagtagagatggggtttcaccatattggccaggctggtctcgaactcctgatctcatgatccacccacctcagcctcccaaagtagtggttTTCAAATTTGTCGGCACATTAGGATCAAGTGGGGACCTTCAAAAAATGATGTCTATGTCCCACCCCCAGAGATTGTGCTTTAATTGGTTGGGGTGTGGCCTGggtttcagaatttttaaaaggtctctaggtgattttaatgtgcaaCAAATTTGAGAACATTGTTCTAGGGAAAATGCCAGTTGTTTTCCAGGCTGACCAGAAGAGTGGCAGCTATTTCTTGCTGGTTTTCATGCTTTCTTAGCCTTTTCATATGTGcttctattttgtcatttttggTTGTTCTCATATGTGTATTTCCAAGATGTGTTTAAGATTTTAGGTGGGTGAAGaactaatgaaaataataatagtaatagctgataattttttttgagacagggtctcactctgttgccatggttgaagtgtagtggtgcaatcacagctaaCTGTAgcttcaatctcccaggctcaagcaattctcccacttaagcctcccaagtagctggtaccaaaGGTGCATgacaacatgcccagctaatgaaaacaattttttttttttttttttttttttttgtagagacaggatctcactatgttgctcaggctggtcttgaactgctggcctcaagcaaccctcccgcctcagcctcccaaaatgctaggagctggctaataattttttaacacttatgatatgccaggcactgtgctaaacactttGCATACATTATATCATGCATGAATCTTATAAAACACTTATTATTCCCTTTTGCATATAATGAAGAGGCTTAGAAAGGAGATTGAGTATCTTGGCCACAGACTCATAGTTGGTAAGTGGTAGAACCTCATTTGTCTAACTGCCAAATCCAAGAGTTGATAGCAATGATGCACTGAGTAACAAAATAACAGTGGTTCTCCTACAGTTGCGAGTATGTATAGCGTTCTCTCCAGGGCAAAGGCCTTGCAGTCACCTTGCATGGATACCCATGCCTTGGATAGTATCCTTGCATACCACCCTGAATTAATGAATGCTTTACCTTTCTAAGGATATGAATTTATCTACCTTTCACATTGtgcatatacttaaaaaaaataaggctggAAGGACAGGGACTAACACTGGAGGCACCAAAAAGATTCTCATTTTATAGTTTCTGGGatttttactgttgttgttgttgttattgttaaagagacagggtttccctatattgcctaggctggagtgcagtgactattcacagaTGTCATCACACTACTGGATAGCACAGCAGTTTTGACCTGTATTTCCAACCTGGGCcagttcacccctccttaggcaacctgatGGTCCTGCCTTCCCACGAGGTCACTGTATTCATGCTGAACTTAGTGCAGACAGTGTATTGATCAATTGATCAGCATAGTGTAccacagcccagaactcctgggctcaagcattcctcccctCTCAGACACTGAGTAGcaagaactacaggtgcacatcactgaGTCTGGCTACTTTATGTTTTCTTGGGttgtctagatttatttttgaaataaattattacttttataattaaaagtgggcatctttgggTTTGGagattatagttttaattttttttttttttttttttttgagacagagtgtcgctctgtcacccaggctggagtgcagtggccggatctcagctcactgcaagctccgcctcccgggtttatgccattctcctgtctcagcctctcgagtagctgggactacaggcgcccgccacctcacccggctagtttttttgtattttttagtagagacggagtttcaccgtgttagccaggatggtctcgatctcctgacctcgtgatctgcccgtctcggcctcccaaactgctgggattacaggcttgagccatcgctcCCTgcctgtagttttaatttttaaaatacttttctgcattttccaaattttatagcAAACATGCATTACTGTTAcaaggtaaaaatattttgtaagtagGGTGCACATCATTTCCAGTAGAGtgcttgaaataaaatttaaaggatGCCTggaatttcatttcattcataaaaaattatctgagaatGAGGTACACGATCTGTgtaaacaaaggaaaattatcaaaaagCTAGTTTTAATACAAACGTCACAATCACTTGAAAGGTGGAGGAATGAGGTACTTTTTGTATTCCTAGAAGCTGCCTCTGGTTGGAGGTATCCAGCAGCTtattcctaatgtaaatgataccAAGCTAAACTCTGATCGCTGAGATCTTGTTTTTTGGCTTAACCATCCCTTAGCAAGATTGGTTAGTTGTGATAGCAAATGAGTGCTGAGGATGTGAATTGGGTCCATAGATGAGTCAAGTATCTTCCCCCTGAAATGGGACCACAAACCACACTCTGGCAGGCCACCATTTCACAAAGGCACTAACTTTGATCTAGGAAGGGCCAGGTGAAAGTGTGAATGCATCATCAGGAAAACATCTTCATCACTAAAAAACAGCTCCATTCCTTCCTCAACACGATGTAGGAATCAAAAAGCACTAACAGGGTCAAGCATGACTTGCCAAACCTTACCTGTCCGGGAGGGGCGCTCTCTGCACCCAACACCTGCCTATAGAACACCGGATCGCAGCTCCGCAGCGTGTTCTGGCGGCTGGCCAGTGGGCTGGCTGCACCAGGTTTCTTCAGCAGCGGGTCGCTGCGGCGGGAGTCCGTGGTGAGATACACCTGATGGTAAAGGTGCGGCGACATCAGGCCTCCCCGCACGGCGTCCGCGTGCAAGGAGGGCCCTGGTGTTCGGTACAGTGAGCTCACTGGGGCTCGGTATAGGTCTCTAGACTGCTTCCACTTGTAAACTTTGAATATTATTACTCCGAACACTGTGACCACAAACCCCACAGAAACCAGGATTAGAGAAAGAAGTAGATAAAAGGTGAGATTTTTGTTCTGCTCCCGGGGGGCAGAGCCAGAGGGGAACTCGGCTCGGGCTTCAGGAGAGTCCTCGGTTACTGACACAGTGAGCGTAGCAGTGGTGGAGAGCGAAGGCTCCCCGTTGTCTTTGATCAAGACCGTGAGAGTCTGCCTGGGTGAATCTGTATCCTGGACTGGACGGGCGGTACTGATTTGACCAGTGTGGAGCCCTATGGCAAAAAGGCTCTGGTTAGGGGCTCCCAAGAGACTGTAGGAGAGCCAGGCATTGTGTCCTGCATCCGCGTCCCAGCCTACCACCCGTGACACTAGGTGGCCTGCTGAGGTACCTCGAGGGAGCATCTCCACCGAGCTCCCACCCGGCCGAGGATATAGGACCTGGGGGGCATTGTCATTGCGATCAGTGACAAATATGTTCACGCTGATGTTGGTGGCCAGGACCGGGGTGCCCCCATCGCTGATATGAGCTGTTA
Protein-coding sequences here:
- the LOC111526968 gene encoding protocadherin gamma-C4 isoform X2 → MLRKVRSWTEIWRWATLLFLFYHLGYVCGQIRYPVPEESQEGTFVGNVAQDFLLDTDSLSARRLQVAGEVNQRHFRVDLDSGALLIKNPIDREALCGLSASCIVPLEFVTEGPLEMYRAEVEIVDVNDHAPRFPRQQLDLEIGEAAPPGQRFPLEKAQDADVGSNSISSYRLSSNEHFALDVKKRSDGSLVPELLLEKPLDREKQSDYRLVLTAVDGGNPPRSGTAELRVSVLDVNDNAPAFQQSSYRISVLESAPAGMVLIQLNASDPDLGPSGNVTFYFSGHTPDRVRNLFSLHPTTGKLTLLGPLDFESENYYEFDVRARDGGSPAMEQHCSLRVDLLDVNDNAPYITVTSELGTLPESAEPGTVVALISVQDPDSGSNGDVSLRIPDHLPFALKSAFRNQFSLVTAGPLDREAKSSYDIMVTASDAGNPPLSTHRTIFLNISDVNDNPPSFFQRSHEVFVPENNRPGDLLCSLAASDPDSGLNALISYSLLEPRNRDVSASSFISLNPQTGAVHATRSFDYEQTQTLQFEVQARDRGNPPLSSTVTVRLFVLDLNDNAPAVLRPRARPGSLCPQALPPSVGAGHLITKVTAVDLDSGYNAWVSYQLLEAPDPSLFAVSRYAGEVRTAVPIPADLPPQKLVIVVKDSGSPPLSTSVTLLVSLEEDTHPVVPDLRESSAPREGESRLTLYLAVSLVAICFVSFGSFVALLSKCLRGAACGVTCFPAGTCACLTRSRRREGLPPSNGILRIQLGSDDPIKFVDVGGHSHGCTPLASAPTRSDSFMMVKSPSAPMAGEPVRPSCPPSDLLYGLEQAPPNTDWRFSQAQRPGTSGSQNGDDTGTWPNNQFDTEMLQAMILASASEAADGSSTLGGGAGTMGLSARYGPQFTLQHVPDYRQNVYIPGSNATLTNAAGKRDGKAPAGGNGNKKKSGKKEKK